A window of Desulfobotulus pelophilus genomic DNA:
CCGATGCTGCCATCGCCGTCCTGACTCCGGAACAGTTCCGTGTGACCCAGCAAAACGGCACCGAGAAACCAGGATCGGGCGAGCATCTTGATACTACCGAGCCGGGTATCTATGTGGATGTCGTGTCGGGCGAACCACTGTTTGCGTCATCAGACAAGTTTGAGTCGGGTTGCGGTTGGCCGAGCTTTACCAAACCCATCGAGCCTGCCTATATTCATGAGCTGCAGGATCTCAGCCATGGCATGGTGCGAACCGAAGTTCGCTCGGTTCATGGCGACAGCCACCTGGGGCACGTGTTTCCGGACGGCCCCAGGGATCGCGGTGGTCTGCGTTACTGCATCAATTCGGCTTCGCTGCGCTTTATCCATCGCAAAGACATGGAAGCAGCGGGCTATGGCGACTACCTTGATCAGGTGGAGGACAGGTCATGACACAGGAACGCGCTGTTCTGGCAGGCGGCTGTTTTTGGGGTATGCAGGATCTGTTTCGTAAGTTACCGGGGATTGAGGCCACCCGGGTGGGTTACACCGGCGGCGATGTCCCCAACGCCACCTACCGCAACCACGGCACCCACGCCGAGGCCCTTGAGATTCTTTTTGATCCGGAGAAAATTTCCTATCGCCGTATTCTGGAATTCTTTTTCCAGATACACGACCCCACAACCACACACCGGCAGGGCAATGACCGGGGACCGTCTTACCGCTCGGCAATTTACCATGTGAACGAAACGCAGAAGAAAGTTGCCCTTGACACCATCATGGATGTGAATGCCTCGGGATTATGGCCGGGCAAGGTGGTAACGGAACTTGAACCTGCAGGGGATTTCTGGGAAGCAGAGCCCGAGCATCAGGATTATCTTGAGCACTATCCCAGCGGTTACACCTGCCATTACCCACGTCCGGGCTGGGTACT
This region includes:
- the msrB gene encoding peptide-methionine (R)-S-oxide reductase MsrB, yielding MNPYKKSDAAIAVLTPEQFRVTQQNGTEKPGSGEHLDTTEPGIYVDVVSGEPLFASSDKFESGCGWPSFTKPIEPAYIHELQDLSHGMVRTEVRSVHGDSHLGHVFPDGPRDRGGLRYCINSASLRFIHRKDMEAAGYGDYLDQVEDRS
- the msrA gene encoding peptide-methionine (S)-S-oxide reductase MsrA, translating into MTQERAVLAGGCFWGMQDLFRKLPGIEATRVGYTGGDVPNATYRNHGTHAEALEILFDPEKISYRRILEFFFQIHDPTTTHRQGNDRGPSYRSAIYHVNETQKKVALDTIMDVNASGLWPGKVVTELEPAGDFWEAEPEHQDYLEHYPSGYTCHYPRPGWVLPKRERE